In Aspergillus luchuensis IFO 4308 DNA, chromosome 1, nearly complete sequence, the following are encoded in one genomic region:
- a CDS encoding F1F0 ATP synthase subunit i (COG:C;~EggNog:ENOG410PS1N;~InterPro:IPR006995;~PFAM:PF04911;~TransMembrane:1 (o20-38i);~go_component: GO:0045263 - proton-transporting ATP synthase complex, coupling factor F(o) [Evidence IEA];~go_function: GO:0015078 - proton transmembrane transporter activity [Evidence IEA];~go_process: GO:0015986 - ATP synthesis coupled proton transport [Evidence IEA]) — MSLLGKKFPTPVAKPMAPFFAAGLVILYGVNSFANVMMSTAEFKNDPRNPNLKNQKH; from the exons ATGTCTCTCCTCGGAAAGAAGTTCCCCACCCCCGTTG CCAAGCCCATGGCtcccttcttcgccgccg GTCTGGTCATCCTCTACGGTGTCAACTCTTTCGCCAACGTCATGATGTCGA CCGCCGAGTTCAAGAACGACCCCCGCAACCCCAAcctcaagaaccagaagcaTTAA
- a CDS encoding DASH complex subunit SPC19 (COG:S;~EggNog:ENOG410PPMH;~InterPro:IPR013251;~PFAM:PF08287;~go_component: GO:0005876 - spindle microtubule [Evidence IEA];~go_component: GO:0042729 - DASH complex [Evidence IEA];~go_process: GO:0008608 - attachment of spindle microtubules to kinetochore [Evidence IEA]), with translation MADHLQASVSSLGSSLQLLDSSISTLDSGISDFPRLCKVLQTTRHFELLPEPTLREAQQSLLDEITPSIAHLLSLASNHVEKLSRREQGLRAKCELQEGRMYSNESRQPSRMRSAYGDRLQSGGASGKAAKAAELKRLMQKKERLQYAVERLELQSTQRERQLRKSMAFH, from the exons ATGGCAGACCACCTCCAAGCCTCCGTCTCATCCCTCGGATcctccctccaactcctcgattcctccatctccaccctcgACTCCGGTATTAGCGACTTTCCCCGACTATGCAAGGTCTTGCAAACAACCCGA CACTTCGAACTCCTTCCCGAACCTACTCTGCGCGAAGCCCAACAATCCCTCCTTGATGAAATCACGCCTAGCATCGCCCACCTGCTCTCACTAGCGTCGAACCATGTGGAGAAGCTCTCGCGGCGAGAACAAGGACTGAGAGCTAAATGCGAGCTGCAGGAGGGGAGAATGTACTCGAATGAGAGCCGCCAGCCTTCGAGAATGCGTAGCGCTTATGGTGATCGGCTCCAGAGCGGGGGCGCCTCAGGGAAGGCTGCGAAGGCGGCGGAGTTGAAACGactgatgcagaagaaggaacgGTTGCAGTATGCggtggagaggttggagCTGCAGAGTACACAGAGGGAGAGGCAGTTGAGGAAGAGTATGGCGTTTCACTAG
- the RSM22 gene encoding tRNA methyltransferase RSM22 (COG:J;~EggNog:ENOG410PH29;~InterPro:IPR015324;~go_function: GO:0008168 - methyltransferase activity [Evidence IEA];~go_process: GO:0006412 - translation [Evidence IEA]): protein MLSRSPAVRATRSNPHVLLRPAVSRSPQTGSQPLRRGAASFIAGRPRTSIASKTLPSTLHLESLLREATYARSQQWLHGRRHASSTTATETDPDAEKKDAIYALVDKINETDLEMADLMHELDLLDDHEKALNLEGLDFDYALSQTIGHRDEETLDARVREARQEFGEYLPEGLLNDRETQLYTRLYGEPIYLSQESELDLVEEEIDPDKLYREDGEGGWEEVAMDESATHDEPPLVYDMEAPPSVEETIAMQRTREVAEQLGGEIMLEQFEEEAAADSAPKFHPLTTMGKFSTDPSTIFIPKDSVTGPISVILSDFSNKHIADTAHRTLGGQYLPYSTTTPPLRLQAPQQPIPLEASQRYMSEMEANVFLATLYPGMYASVLSVLVEVRKRLGTDWIRNLMTQEGGPHVLDVSAGGAGVLAWRDILRAEWEAMTPEHSSEDPYPVGRSTVVTGSDSLRLRASAMLEDTSFLPRLPDYVHVREKPTLQDERAPPKRKQYDIIIAPHSLLGIEEEFLRKEHVQNLWNLLNPNGGVLILLEKGHQKGFEAVAGARDMLLKRFISSPGSTTYENLTESPEEDTFIEKEAGMIVAPCTNHNKCPMYQIPGHTKGRRDYCHFQQRYIRPAFLQRIIGAKDRNHEDLKFSYIAVQRGVDRRVEDSIIQGTEAADAAFNGYEDAVEMPKQEAEASSDEAVASETQPTPPTEQQETGGVNFLSLPRIVYQPMKRRGHVIFDLCTPAGKIERWTVPRSFSRQAYKDARKSQWGDLWALGAKTRIARSLRLGEKHGESRKERLARRAAEKEEMEEDAEDALEEGMEATSSMPDLQTPIKKKGQKIPSWEKQQMKKKRRQALKQVKPSA from the coding sequence atgttgtCACGATCTCCGGCAGTCAGGGCGACCCGGTCCAATCCCCATGTCCTATTACGTCCGGCCGTATCCAGGTCGCCGCAGACCGGTTCACAGCCTCTCCGCCGCGGAGCTGCAAGCTTCATAGCTGGGCGCCCCAGAACTTCGATTGCCAGCAAAACACTTCCATCGACCTTACACTTGGAATCCCTACTCAGGGAAGCTACCTACGCTCGTTCTCAACAATGGCTGCACGGCCGGAGGCATGCGTCGTCCACGACAGCGACGGAGACCGACCccgatgcggagaagaaagatgctATTTACGCCTTAGTCGACAAGATTAACGAAACGGATCTGGAGATGGCTGATCTTATGCACGAGCTGGATCTTTTGGACGATCACGAGAAAGCCCTTAACCTCGAAGGTCTCGATTTCGATTATGCGTTGAGTCAGACGATCGGTCACCGCGACGAGGAAACATTGGATGCGCGGGTGCGAGAGGCAAGACAGGAGTTTGGTGAATACCTTCCGGAGGGTCTCTTAAACGATAGAGAGACTCAGCTGTATACTCGGTTGTACGGTGAACCAATCTATCTTTCACAAGAGTCTGAGTTGGACctagtggaagaagagatagacCCGGATAAACTATACCGTGAAGATGGTGAGGGCggctgggaagaagttgCGATGGATGAGTCTGCCACACACGACGAACCTCCGTTGGTCTATGATATGGAAGCCCCGCCGTCAGTCGAGGAAACGATCGCGATGCAACGGACGAGAGAAGTCGCCGAGCAGTTGGGCGGAGAGATCATGCTCGAGCAGTtcgaagaggaagcagcagcagactcGGCTCCCAAATTCCATCCTTTGACCACAATGGGGAAGTTTTCCACCGATCCTAGCACTATATTCATACCCAAGGATAGCGTGACGGGCCCTATTTCTGTCATTCTGTCCGACTTTTCGAACAAGCACATTGCGGATACCGCCCACCGCACACTCGGCGGCCAATACCTTCCTTattccaccacaaccccTCCCCTGCGCTTGCAAGCTCCTCAACAGCCGATTCCTCTAGAAGCATCCCAGCGGTACATGAGCGAAATGGAAGCCAATGTCTTTCTTGCCACTCTCTACCCTGGCATGTATGCATCTGTCCTGAGTGTTTTGGTGGAAGTCCGGAAACGCTTGGGTACGGACTGGATCCGGAACCTGATGACACAAGAAGGGGGCCCCCATGTCCTTGATGTTAGTGCCGGTGGTGCAGGTGTTTTGGCGTGGAGAGATATACTTCGTGCGGAGTGGGAAGCCATGACGCCAGAGCACAGCTCAGAGGACCCCTATCCCGTGGGCCGGTCGACCGTTGTCACTGGCTCTGACTCTCTTCGTCTCCGTGCCAGCGCGATGCTCGAAGATACCAGCTTCCTGCCACGACTGCCCGACTACGTCCATGTTCGCGAGAAGCCAACCTTGCAAGATGAACGGGCTCCGCCCAAGCGGAAACAGTacgacatcatcatcgccccaCACTCCCTGCTCGGAATTGAGGAAGAGTTCCTCCGGAAGGAACATGTACAGAACCTATGGAACCTCCTAAACCCCAACGGAGGTGTTCTGATCCTCCTCGAGAAGGGACACCAGAAGGGCTTCGAAGCCGTTGCCGGAGCGCGTGACATGCTCCTGAAGCGATTCATCTCCAGCCCCGGATCCACCACATACGAAAACTTGACCGAATCGCCCGAGGAAGACACGTTCATCGAGAAAGAAGCCGGCATGATCGTCGCCCCTTgcaccaaccacaacaagTGCCCCATGTACCAGATCCCCGGTCATACCAAGGGCCGTAGAGATTACTGCCACTTCCAGCAACGCTACATCCGTCCGGCCTTCCTCCAGCGCATCATCGGCGCCAAGGACCGCAATCATGAGGACCTGAAATTCAGTTACATCGCCGTCCAGCGCGGTGTCGATCGTCGTGTTGAGGACAGCATCATCCAGGGCACCGAGGCTGCAGATGCAGCGTTTAACGGATACGAAGACGCAGTCGAAATGCCTAAGCAAGAAGCCGAAGCATCATCCGACGAGGCTGTCGCATCCGAGACTCAACCTACACCTCCTACAGAGCAACAGGAAACAGGAGGCGtcaacttcctctctctGCCCCGTATCGTCTACCAACCTATGAAGCGCCGTGGTCACGTCATCTTCGACCTTTGCACGCCGGCCGGCAAGATCGAGCGCTGGACCGTCCCCCGGTCGTTCAGTCGGCAAGCGTACAAGGATGCGCGCAAGTCCCAGTGGGGAGACCTGTGGGCTCTTGGTGCGAAGACTCGTATTGCCAGATCGCTGAGACTCGGCGAGAAGCACGGTGAGAGTAGGAAGGAACGGCTTGCTCGGCGggctgctgagaaggaggagatggaggaagacgCAGAGGATGCTTTGGAGGAAGGTATGGAGGCTACCAGCAGTATGCCTGATCTTCAGACTccgatcaagaagaagggccagaAGATACCCAGTtgggagaagcagcagatgaagaagaagcgcagaCAGGCTTTGAAGCAGGTGAAGCCTTCGGCCTAA
- a CDS encoding uncharacterized protein (COG:S;~EggNog:ENOG410PQJK;~InterPro:IPR028241;~PFAM:PF10259): protein MATWAYPPLPPERLEQEVDSALAKELEWLLRSLQDSLTSLREGLHECAALLAPKEPGSTLVLSSLRSENVKGFVTRVGTKIVKGDIQLRLSSLASRGSATTRLCLANTPTTPELILSQLVSVKNLVNQSLDIVDVSTWTGDPLNAGFIYSQLHLLRETISEARQMLKGESDKVRGKWWETSAQEEMFDPPLPAYLSFHLSIADSALVLYLRTLESNTPVHTPTAFATDISLTGFNLRDRLFGSRHRPHDEAGDVFTWKGDEVKVREKIRVESQDPSLMAVMAKLTALEHEVLKWISALKVLMGNEDTDSESQ, encoded by the exons ATGGCTACTTGGGCTTACCCGCCTCTACCCCCAGAGCGCCTAGAACAGGAAGTCGACTCCGCGTTG GCCAAAGAGCTAGAATGGCTATTACGTTCGCTGCAAGACTCCCTTACCTCGCTACGGGAGGGCCTCCATGAATGCGCGGCTCTATTGGCACCCAAAGAGCCGGGATCAACACTAgtcctctcttctctacgCTCTGAAAATGTGAAAGGCTTTGTGACTCGGGTTGGGACAAAGATCGTGAAGGGC GACATCCAACTCCGTCTTAGCTCCCTTGCCTCACGGGGCTCAGCCACTACCCGCTTGTGCCTGGCAAATACCCCTACAACACCCGAGCTCATTCTAAGTCAATTAGTATCGGTCAAAAACTTGGTCAATCAAAGTCTCGACATTGTCGATGTAAGCACCTGGACCGGTGACCCGCTCAACGCGGGCTTCATCTACAGCCAACTGCACCTCCTGCGCGAGACGATCAGTGAAGCACGGCAGATGCTGAAGGGCGAAAGCGATAAGGTTAGAGGCAAGTGGTGGGAGACAAGTGCGCAAGAGGAG ATGTTTGACCCCCCGCTACCGGCATACTTATCATTCCATCTATCCATTGCGGACTCGGCTTTAGTCCTGTATTTGAGGACGCTAGAATCTAACACCCCTGTCCATACGCCAACTGCATTCGCGACTGACATCTCTCTCACCGGGTTCAATCTGCGGGACCGGTTGTTTGGAAGCCGCCATCGTCCTCACGACGAGGCAGGCGATGTCTTCACCtggaaaggagatgaagtcaaggtgagggagaagatCCGCGTAGAGAGCCAGGACCCTAGCCTTATGGCCGTGATGGCCAAACTAACCGCTCTTGAGCACGAAGTGCTGAAGTGGATATCAGCTCTCAAGGTGCTCATGGGCAACGAAGATACGGACAGCGAGTCTCAGTAG